A stretch of the Phycisphaerales bacterium genome encodes the following:
- a CDS encoding ATP-binding protein yields MGVIWLAIGFVFGLLCSLPLVYYLLQRAEIRAREAERRALASERLAELGSMTGGLAHEIKNPLSTIGLNAQLLSEGITELDLDEVPRGRLLRRVAALGSEVERLGGILTDFLQFAGRIRLSPERCDLVKLVRELEDFYHPQCDQAGIQLTTELPEKSVDVMLDVGHIKQALLNLMINATQAITTDESRQDGTITLRLVLAEKELEIHVIDNGPGISETKKSEIFRPYVSHKSGGTGLGLSTARRLIEEHGGRLEVKSEEGRGSDFVVTLPSRGVN; encoded by the coding sequence ATGGGCGTCATCTGGCTTGCAATCGGATTTGTCTTTGGACTGCTTTGCAGCCTGCCCCTGGTCTACTACTTGCTACAGCGAGCAGAGATCAGGGCGCGGGAAGCGGAGCGTCGTGCATTGGCGAGCGAGCGACTTGCTGAACTTGGTTCGATGACAGGTGGCCTTGCCCACGAAATTAAGAATCCACTTTCCACAATTGGTCTCAATGCCCAGTTGCTTTCAGAGGGGATCACCGAGTTAGATCTGGATGAGGTTCCGCGTGGACGTCTGTTGCGTCGGGTGGCGGCCCTCGGAAGCGAGGTCGAGCGACTCGGAGGTATCTTGACGGACTTTCTTCAGTTTGCTGGTCGCATTCGACTGTCGCCAGAGCGGTGTGACCTTGTGAAGCTCGTTCGTGAACTGGAAGATTTTTATCACCCACAGTGTGATCAAGCGGGCATTCAGTTGACGACTGAGCTGCCCGAGAAATCAGTTGATGTGATGCTTGATGTAGGGCATATCAAACAGGCGCTTCTGAATCTAATGATCAATGCGACACAGGCTATTACGACGGATGAAAGTCGGCAAGATGGCACCATTACTTTGCGACTTGTTTTGGCTGAGAAAGAATTAGAAATACACGTCATTGATAATGGTCCGGGTATTTCTGAGACGAAGAAGAGTGAAATCTTTCGGCCTTATGTTTCCCACAAGTCAGGCGGTACCGGTCTCGGGCTGTCAACAGCTCGGCGATTAATTGAAGAGCATGGCGGCAGACTGGAAGTCAAGTCAGAAGAAGGGCGAGGGTCAGACTTCGTGGTGACGCTTCCAAGTCGAGGCGTAAACTAG
- a CDS encoding 4Fe-4S binding protein, translating to MPVHSSEASDSQPRKGRGRGGSAKQTDLGLPVVQPRRATSIKKSKSGRRRAVVLAFVQLLIFLHIGVWLLSQHYGWFGGMTISPVEPSEGMALTRNGIINAGAIFFIGALLSTLILGRWFCGWGCHLVLLQDLCGWIMKRFGVRPKAFRTRFLIYTPVALVLYMYIWPLVYRFLWIPLVGDSALPWPGFSIELTTSHFWETFPGIVIGVLTLVVCGFATVYFLGAKGFCTYGCPYGGAFAPLDRLAIGRIRVTDSCEQCGHCTAVCTSNVRVHEEVREFGMVVDPGCMKCLDCVSVCPNDALYFGLGRPSLAKGKPKNKKIKRNYDLTLAEEFGLAVLMVALFWIFRGSYGTVSMLLAVGIASIVIFIFWKTWRMFRNQSVNFLHAKLRYKGKLKFTGGVFILLSVVLLALSVQLGLIRFFDMRATYHESFVDTPVEALLQFNPPTLSDEEFAHLKAADQYLTWSSGMASGGIGFIDSRLPVVAMRRARVSSLLGQWDKAEAILEDMASSRRATESVIKFYGRVLAKQGRNDEIWLFNEQILKKRPEFSEIASALAQYQISRGQNELAIETLRNTVEASPYKAQITGQLIQLLIYSGELDEAADRLEIALENSSANPAFWEQLSIVRARQEQGAAALDAMRRVTRLHPAPVESLRRLAQMEIYFGEPGAGAESFRKADQLEKLLSGPSVNQSKSAYQVEIAMWQAREGRYVASVIAFQKAVVEFLQERAGQ from the coding sequence ATGCCGGTCCACTCAAGCGAAGCATCTGATTCTCAGCCCCGCAAAGGGCGTGGTCGAGGTGGATCTGCAAAGCAGACCGACCTCGGCTTGCCGGTCGTTCAGCCTCGGCGGGCAACAAGCATCAAAAAATCAAAGAGTGGTCGAAGGCGCGCTGTGGTGCTGGCGTTTGTGCAGTTACTCATATTCCTCCACATTGGCGTGTGGTTGCTCAGTCAGCACTACGGTTGGTTTGGCGGCATGACGATTTCACCAGTTGAGCCTTCCGAAGGTATGGCTCTTACCCGTAATGGGATCATCAACGCTGGGGCAATCTTTTTTATTGGGGCGCTTCTTTCGACGCTGATCTTAGGTCGATGGTTTTGCGGGTGGGGATGCCACCTTGTTTTACTCCAAGATCTTTGTGGTTGGATCATGAAGAGATTTGGGGTTCGTCCGAAAGCATTTCGTACGCGATTCTTAATTTACACACCAGTCGCGCTGGTGTTGTACATGTACATCTGGCCACTGGTTTATCGATTCTTATGGATTCCATTGGTTGGTGATTCAGCGTTGCCGTGGCCTGGATTTTCTATAGAACTCACCACCAGCCACTTCTGGGAAACCTTTCCTGGGATTGTTATTGGTGTGCTGACGCTGGTGGTGTGTGGATTTGCAACAGTCTACTTTTTGGGAGCGAAAGGTTTTTGCACGTATGGATGCCCTTACGGTGGGGCTTTCGCCCCCTTAGATCGACTCGCCATTGGCCGTATTCGTGTTACAGATTCGTGTGAGCAGTGCGGTCACTGCACAGCCGTATGTACATCAAATGTACGTGTTCATGAAGAGGTGCGAGAATTCGGGATGGTTGTTGATCCCGGATGCATGAAGTGTTTGGACTGTGTAAGTGTTTGCCCAAATGACGCGCTCTATTTTGGATTGGGTCGCCCATCTCTCGCAAAGGGTAAGCCCAAGAACAAAAAAATAAAACGCAACTATGATCTGACGCTTGCGGAGGAATTCGGCCTCGCAGTATTGATGGTCGCCTTATTCTGGATTTTTAGAGGTTCCTATGGAACAGTCTCCATGTTGCTTGCTGTTGGTATCGCATCAATAGTCATATTTATATTCTGGAAAACATGGCGAATGTTCCGAAATCAAAGCGTCAACTTTTTGCACGCCAAGCTTAGGTATAAGGGGAAGCTCAAGTTTACGGGCGGGGTATTTATCTTGCTGTCTGTAGTCTTGTTGGCTTTATCAGTACAGTTGGGTCTTATTCGCTTCTTTGACATGAGAGCTACTTATCACGAGTCTTTCGTAGACACGCCTGTCGAGGCACTATTACAGTTCAATCCACCGACACTAAGTGACGAAGAGTTCGCCCATTTGAAAGCGGCGGATCAATATTTGACATGGTCATCTGGAATGGCCAGTGGTGGTATTGGCTTTATTGATTCTCGATTACCAGTTGTTGCAATGCGTCGAGCTCGTGTCTCAAGTTTGTTAGGACAATGGGATAAAGCGGAAGCAATACTCGAAGATATGGCAAGCTCACGTCGTGCGACAGAGTCAGTCATAAAGTTCTATGGCCGCGTGTTAGCAAAGCAGGGTCGGAATGATGAAATTTGGCTCTTCAATGAGCAGATTCTCAAGAAACGGCCGGAGTTTTCTGAAATCGCTAGCGCGTTGGCGCAATATCAGATTTCACGAGGACAAAACGAACTGGCGATTGAGACACTGCGGAATACCGTAGAGGCATCACCCTACAAGGCGCAGATCACTGGCCAACTTATTCAGCTTCTTATCTATTCCGGTGAATTGGATGAAGCAGCTGATCGACTTGAAATCGCACTAGAGAATTCATCTGCAAATCCAGCCTTCTGGGAGCAGCTCTCAATTGTGCGGGCCCGTCAAGAACAAGGTGCTGCCGCACTGGATGCAATGCGACGCGTGACTCGATTGCATCCAGCACCAGTTGAGTCGCTTCGTCGCCTGGCGCAAATGGAGATTTACTTTGGGGAACCAGGAGCAGGTGCGGAATCATTTCGTAAAGCGGACCAACTTGAAAAGCTTTTGAGTGGTCCCTCAGTAAATCAATCAAAATCAGCCTATCAAGTAGAAATAGCAATGTGGCAAGCACGAGAAGGGCGCTATGTTGCCTCAGTCATTGCTTTCCAGAAAGCTGTTGTCGAGTTTTTGCAGGAACGCGCCGGCCAGTAG
- a CDS encoding class I SAM-dependent methyltransferase produces the protein MSFKNILKGLRNTVQDKITSLHTGKEVNTLYELLYQATHDLDQAIAITATQTKDSFAHQWEHLKEGQYLLSDPWFKNNVSRILSEEEIQIDPKWFAGKNVLDVGCGNGRWSYGFAELGANITAVDVNEVAIEETRQALTPFDVQKSFYVSSIEDLSHVLPQKKYDLVFCWGVLHHCRQFNKGLDELVRMLTSNGLLYLYLYGRETVSYRDDLRLFKQRLYYNSLPTAELKYKFLLKHAKKDPSKVHNYHDIYAPLINRRFLFDDVESMLKLRGFEDITQTINHSEVFVRAIRSHANDYQPWQLPRYQPPYWFEHHDHKNT, from the coding sequence ATGAGTTTTAAAAATATACTCAAAGGCCTGCGCAATACAGTGCAAGATAAAATCACTTCGCTTCACACAGGAAAAGAAGTCAACACGCTCTACGAGCTACTTTACCAAGCTACCCATGATCTTGATCAAGCAATTGCCATAACAGCAACGCAAACTAAAGATAGTTTTGCTCACCAATGGGAACATCTTAAAGAAGGCCAATACCTTCTCAGTGACCCGTGGTTCAAGAACAACGTCAGTCGTATTTTGAGTGAAGAAGAAATACAAATTGATCCCAAGTGGTTCGCTGGCAAAAATGTTCTTGATGTTGGATGTGGTAATGGGCGATGGTCTTATGGGTTTGCGGAGCTCGGCGCCAACATTACCGCCGTCGATGTCAATGAGGTTGCTATAGAAGAAACTCGACAGGCACTGACGCCGTTTGACGTACAAAAATCATTTTACGTCTCAAGCATTGAAGATTTATCTCATGTCCTTCCACAGAAAAAATATGATTTGGTCTTTTGTTGGGGCGTGCTCCATCACTGCCGACAGTTCAATAAAGGACTTGATGAACTCGTTCGCATGTTGACCTCAAATGGCCTTTTGTACCTCTACCTGTACGGCAGAGAAACCGTGAGCTATCGGGATGACCTTAGGCTTTTTAAACAACGGCTGTATTACAATTCTCTTCCTACCGCTGAGTTGAAATACAAATTTCTACTCAAACATGCCAAAAAAGATCCTTCGAAGGTCCACAACTATCACGATATTTACGCGCCATTAATCAACCGTAGATTTTTGTTCGATGATGTGGAGTCAATGCTAAAACTACGTGGCTTTGAAGATATCACGCAAACGATCAATCACAGTGAAGTCTTTGTTCGTGCCATCCGAAGTCACGCAAATGATTACCAACCATGGCAACTGCCCCGCTACCAGCCTCCGTATTGGTTCGAACACCACGACCACAAAAATACTTAA
- a CDS encoding sigma-70 family RNA polymerase sigma factor has product MIGNTSPFDRIRERQRASDRWSQDQFETLFEMDYRTGLTLNDEDILKRLLDQPMDYIDSQEFYDKGAEQAILDDAPDIERPDVSWYRPLMDDLSAANKKRNTGGSVVLTAAEERVIFLQYNYARHRVAQLQHEIGPSRPSEDQVKSLLHWYCRARSFREQIAETNLALVLAMAKRTRMSEVDFADLVSEGNMALLRSVDKFDCGRGFKFSTYACRAILKAFSRQGMKLSKYRQRFPTDFDPALEKSNHLEITRGVREKELAEEVKDIVGSNAASLSSVEQTVVEHRFGLDSKELQKPLTLEQVGQIIGVTKERVRQIQNKALEKIKSILHERTEGPLIAEDESMSLPGNN; this is encoded by the coding sequence ATGATAGGCAACACTTCACCATTTGATCGCATTCGGGAGCGTCAGCGAGCCTCTGATCGTTGGTCGCAAGATCAGTTTGAGACATTGTTCGAGATGGACTATCGAACAGGCCTCACCCTCAACGATGAGGACATCTTAAAAAGACTTCTAGACCAGCCGATGGATTACATCGACTCGCAGGAGTTTTACGATAAAGGTGCTGAACAGGCAATTTTAGATGATGCACCTGACATTGAACGCCCAGATGTAAGCTGGTATCGCCCGTTAATGGACGATCTTTCGGCAGCAAACAAGAAGCGCAATACTGGTGGATCAGTTGTGCTTACGGCAGCCGAAGAACGCGTCATTTTTCTGCAGTACAACTATGCAAGGCATCGTGTTGCGCAACTGCAACATGAGATTGGTCCGAGTCGACCAAGTGAAGACCAGGTCAAGAGTCTGCTTCATTGGTATTGCAGGGCGAGATCTTTTCGTGAGCAAATTGCTGAGACCAATCTTGCACTCGTGCTTGCTATGGCGAAGCGCACGAGAATGAGCGAGGTTGACTTCGCTGATCTTGTCAGTGAAGGAAACATGGCACTGCTTCGTTCTGTCGATAAATTTGATTGTGGTCGTGGATTTAAATTTAGTACCTATGCGTGCCGCGCTATTCTGAAGGCATTCTCCCGTCAGGGTATGAAGCTCAGTAAGTATCGCCAACGTTTTCCAACCGATTTTGATCCGGCCTTAGAAAAATCGAATCACCTTGAGATCACTCGTGGTGTTCGTGAGAAGGAACTTGCGGAAGAGGTGAAGGATATTGTTGGATCCAATGCCGCATCGCTTTCTAGCGTTGAGCAGACGGTCGTTGAACATCGATTTGGATTAGATAGTAAGGAACTACAAAAGCCACTGACGCTTGAACAAGTGGGTCAGATCATTGGTGTCACCAAAGAGCGTGTTCGGCAGATCCAGAACAAGGCATTGGAGAAGATCAAGAGTATCCTTCATGAGCGTACTGAGGGCCCCTTGATCGCAGAGGATGAGTCAATGAGCCTTCCAGGCAACAACTGA
- a CDS encoding DNA topoisomerase IV subunit A, whose amino-acid sequence MAKKATTKKRAAKKSVTKKSVTRKKTVKQSAVTKDRDAKTLKSIGSMANSVVKDSLSQTDPSVAIPMRTITNMRFNKRRRILEMGDASQQRALFNTSQARKFMQTVLLAKGCKDLIQADKTLSLRGMYYMSLHTIEGSKEKTFDDQGESDGILEDLEVSLNGLREELHVFAKKRGTMVGNITVIDNGDEINCRRMGTGGYAIPSICEPDIIKFDKCEADFVLHVEKDTVWSRFNEDRFWETHNCILTEGSGQPPRGVRRLLHRLNHELGLPIYCLLDCDPWGHYIYSVIKQGSINLAFESKRMAVPEAKFMGIRASDFERYDLSDDVKIALNDRDITRAKQIANYPWFEDRKDWQKEIKQMLRNDFKMEVESLITKDISYVSEVYVPERLKKKDFLD is encoded by the coding sequence ATGGCGAAGAAGGCAACCACAAAAAAACGAGCAGCGAAAAAGTCGGTGACAAAGAAGTCAGTGACGCGCAAAAAGACCGTCAAGCAATCTGCTGTTACCAAAGACCGTGACGCCAAAACGCTCAAGAGTATTGGATCGATGGCGAATTCGGTGGTCAAAGACAGTCTTTCTCAGACTGATCCATCTGTCGCCATCCCAATGCGAACGATCACGAATATGCGATTCAATAAGCGTCGGCGCATTTTAGAAATGGGCGACGCTTCCCAACAGCGAGCACTTTTTAATACGAGCCAGGCTCGTAAATTTATGCAGACCGTGCTCTTAGCCAAGGGATGCAAGGACCTCATCCAGGCTGACAAAACGCTGAGCCTGCGTGGTATGTACTACATGTCACTTCACACTATTGAGGGCAGCAAAGAAAAAACCTTTGATGATCAAGGTGAATCGGATGGCATCCTTGAGGACCTTGAAGTGTCACTTAATGGCTTACGTGAAGAACTTCATGTCTTTGCAAAAAAACGTGGCACCATGGTTGGCAATATCACTGTTATTGACAATGGCGATGAAATTAACTGCCGTCGCATGGGCACCGGCGGCTATGCCATTCCAAGTATTTGCGAACCCGACATCATTAAGTTTGATAAATGCGAAGCAGACTTCGTGCTCCATGTTGAGAAGGACACTGTCTGGAGTCGCTTTAACGAAGATCGTTTCTGGGAAACTCATAACTGCATTCTGACCGAGGGGTCGGGGCAACCACCACGTGGGGTGAGGCGTCTTCTACACCGCCTCAATCACGAACTTGGATTACCAATCTATTGCCTTTTGGATTGTGACCCCTGGGGTCACTACATCTACAGTGTCATCAAGCAAGGCTCAATCAACCTCGCTTTTGAAAGCAAACGAATGGCTGTGCCTGAAGCCAAGTTCATGGGAATTCGTGCATCTGATTTTGAGCGGTATGACCTATCTGATGATGTCAAGATTGCCTTGAACGATCGTGATATTACGCGAGCCAAACAAATCGCAAATTACCCGTGGTTTGAAGATCGAAAAGACTGGCAAAAAGAGATTAAGCAGATGCTACGAAACGACTTCAAAATGGAAGTCGAATCCTTAATCACGAAAGATATTTCGTATGTCTCTGAGGTCTATGTTCCAGAGCGACTGAAGAAAAAAGACTTCCTAGACTGA
- a CDS encoding PTS sugar transporter subunit IIA has translation MNIADLISADTIKAPLEAEDRQGVINELVDLVTSVHVSLDGEAIKAAVWEREQQRSTGIGEGLAIPHGRIAGIDRLFMAIGRPIKPVDFEAPDQHPVELVILLLSPPDNTHDHIQALGKISRKMSDSVFRNRAYTAQDSDELHALFSEPANC, from the coding sequence ATGAATATTGCAGATCTCATTTCGGCAGACACCATAAAAGCTCCCTTGGAAGCAGAAGACCGACAGGGCGTGATCAATGAACTGGTCGACCTTGTTACGAGCGTGCATGTTTCTTTAGATGGCGAAGCAATTAAGGCTGCTGTCTGGGAACGCGAGCAACAGCGCAGCACAGGTATTGGAGAAGGCCTGGCAATTCCACATGGCCGAATCGCCGGAATTGATCGACTCTTTATGGCTATTGGGCGCCCAATCAAACCCGTTGATTTTGAAGCGCCCGACCAACATCCTGTTGAGTTAGTCATTTTGCTGCTATCTCCACCTGACAACACGCATGATCATATTCAAGCGTTGGGCAAAATCAGTCGCAAGATGTCTGACTCCGTGTTTCGCAACCGCGCCTATACCGCTCAAGACAGTGACGAGCTACATGCGTTGTTCTCTGAACCAGCCAATTGCTAA
- the ndk gene encoding nucleoside-diphosphate kinase has protein sequence METTLIILKPDAVQRGLMGRIISRFEDKGLQVVGAKLMLITPELAAQHYQDHQGKPFYDGLVRFMTSSPVLVLALRGLGAIGVCRKMMGATFGQDADPGTIRGDFGLSRSFNLIHGSDSPEAAKKELSLFFGTEGVLDFERAHEGWIYDLTGGSPE, from the coding sequence ATGGAAACCACGCTCATCATTCTTAAACCCGACGCTGTTCAGCGCGGACTCATGGGACGCATCATCTCGCGATTTGAGGACAAAGGCCTTCAAGTGGTGGGAGCCAAGCTGATGCTGATCACACCAGAACTGGCAGCTCAACACTATCAAGACCACCAGGGGAAGCCTTTTTATGATGGACTGGTTCGGTTTATGACGAGCTCGCCAGTGCTCGTGCTTGCACTCAGGGGACTTGGGGCGATCGGTGTTTGCCGCAAAATGATGGGTGCCACATTTGGCCAGGATGCCGATCCAGGTACGATTCGTGGTGATTTCGGGCTCTCGAGAAGCTTCAATTTGATCCACGGCTCAGATAGCCCTGAGGCAGCCAAGAAAGAGCTTTCACTATTTTTCGGTACTGAGGGAGTGCTGGATTTTGAGCGTGCTCATGAAGGCTGGATCTATGATTTAACCGGCGGTAGCCCAGAATAA
- a CDS encoding DNA topoisomerase VI subunit B, whose amino-acid sequence MTTLTPLSKSSKSMAKQETASKKKSSSRSNAESMAKQQREISVSEFFAKNRHLLGFDNPRKALLTTIKEAVDNALDACEEAGFLPDLFVQILQVNDSRFKVTVRDNGPGIVRSQIDNVFGKLLYGSKFHRMRMSRGQQGIGISAAGMYGLMTTGKPVTIISKTGKKKPAHEVLLKIDTSKNRPEIVSDTEHPEDDHLFKDGHGTQVTIELDGKYQKGKQSVDAYLEQTAIANPHANITYVSPSNETFEFPRAVKELPPEPKEIKPHPKGIELGTLIQMLERTKSTQLGAFLQKDFCRVGPGKAKELCSKAGITNRTWIKQVGHEQAESLYQAIQDTKISSPPVDCLVPIGSRALLSGLLKEVEAEFFTAATRPPSVYRGNPFQIEVAMAFGGSLPTEESARVLRFANRVPLLYQQAGCCSFKAAIETSWRNYGMSQSKNTLPSGPIVLLIHMASVWVPFTSESKEAIADYDEIRKEMRLAIQECGRKLGTYLRRRKRMQHQAERRGIFARYIGEIAKSCEAITGTPAKTVYDALKKMADHKTAEADFQLDQDGNFIADDDGLAGDDNVVVLDADQKVTADQIDTDLFGDPVKGKSRGGKKSGKKSGKKTRKKTKKKTTAKSGTRTLKKKARRVRQDDKQGILLGSKAGKKKTKKKRIVKKKKVRRSRRS is encoded by the coding sequence ATGACCACGCTAACACCACTATCAAAGTCCTCTAAATCAATGGCCAAGCAGGAAACTGCCTCAAAGAAAAAGTCATCCTCCCGCTCTAACGCGGAGTCGATGGCTAAACAGCAGCGTGAAATATCTGTCAGTGAGTTCTTTGCAAAGAACCGTCACCTGCTGGGCTTCGATAACCCTCGCAAGGCATTGCTCACAACAATTAAGGAAGCAGTGGATAACGCGCTGGACGCTTGTGAGGAAGCAGGATTTCTGCCCGATCTATTCGTTCAGATTCTTCAAGTCAATGATTCACGTTTCAAGGTGACCGTACGTGATAACGGCCCTGGAATCGTACGATCTCAGATTGATAATGTCTTTGGAAAACTGTTGTACGGATCAAAGTTCCACCGGATGAGAATGTCGCGTGGGCAACAGGGAATCGGTATTTCAGCTGCCGGCATGTATGGCCTGATGACGACGGGTAAACCTGTCACCATTATCTCAAAGACGGGAAAGAAGAAACCTGCTCACGAAGTGCTTCTCAAGATTGACACAAGCAAGAACCGCCCAGAAATTGTGAGTGATACCGAGCACCCAGAGGATGATCATCTATTCAAGGATGGCCATGGTACACAAGTCACAATCGAGCTCGATGGCAAGTACCAAAAGGGCAAACAATCTGTTGATGCGTATCTCGAACAAACTGCCATTGCCAATCCACATGCAAATATCACCTATGTCTCACCTTCCAATGAGACTTTTGAATTTCCTCGGGCGGTCAAAGAACTTCCACCTGAACCAAAGGAAATAAAACCCCACCCAAAAGGAATCGAACTCGGCACTCTTATTCAGATGTTAGAACGCACCAAGTCAACGCAACTTGGGGCCTTCCTACAAAAAGACTTTTGCCGAGTTGGACCTGGCAAGGCGAAAGAGCTTTGCTCTAAAGCCGGCATCACGAACCGCACATGGATCAAGCAGGTTGGACATGAGCAGGCGGAATCGTTGTACCAAGCGATTCAGGACACAAAGATCAGTTCGCCACCAGTTGACTGCTTGGTACCAATTGGATCACGTGCGCTTTTGTCCGGATTACTCAAAGAAGTAGAAGCAGAATTTTTCACTGCGGCAACAAGGCCACCAAGCGTCTACCGCGGCAATCCCTTCCAAATCGAAGTGGCCATGGCTTTTGGCGGCTCCTTACCGACCGAAGAATCGGCTCGGGTTCTTCGATTTGCGAATCGAGTACCACTGCTCTATCAGCAAGCCGGCTGCTGCTCGTTTAAGGCGGCCATTGAAACGAGTTGGCGCAACTATGGCATGAGCCAGTCGAAGAACACGCTGCCATCTGGGCCGATCGTGCTCCTCATTCATATGGCCAGCGTCTGGGTTCCATTTACGAGCGAATCAAAAGAAGCAATTGCAGATTACGACGAAATCCGCAAGGAAATGCGTTTAGCGATTCAAGAATGTGGACGTAAACTGGGCACGTACTTGCGCCGACGCAAGCGCATGCAACACCAAGCTGAAAGACGTGGCATCTTTGCTCGCTACATTGGCGAAATTGCTAAGAGCTGCGAGGCAATAACTGGAACGCCCGCTAAAACCGTTTACGACGCACTTAAGAAGATGGCTGATCATAAAACCGCTGAGGCTGACTTCCAACTCGATCAAGATGGCAATTTTATTGCAGATGATGATGGCCTCGCCGGTGACGACAATGTCGTTGTCCTTGATGCTGATCAGAAAGTCACCGCAGATCAGATTGATACTGATCTCTTCGGAGACCCCGTCAAAGGAAAGTCTCGAGGCGGTAAGAAGTCGGGTAAGAAGTCGGGAAAGAAGACACGAAAGAAGACAAAGAAGAAAACCACCGCCAAAAGTGGCACTAGAACCTTGAAGAAGAAGGCTCGACGGGTCCGCCAGGATGACAAACAAGGAATCCTACTTGGCTCCAAAGCAGGCAAGAAGAAGACAAAGAAAAAACGAATTGTGAAGAAGAAAAAGGTGCGGCGTTCTCGTCGCTCATGA